The following coding sequences lie in one Pseudobacteroides sp. genomic window:
- a CDS encoding glycosyl hydrolase family 18 protein, protein MNKRFKIIAIFIIILLAAASVAVSIYNLYFAPNNIIVEAFDEGRLNLVMGDRLIEDARPVIHNQEAFLPFDTVKKYIDQYIFQDKKLKKVIATTNDKVVRMNAGSTGALVNNRPLSLKSAVFEEEGELYIPVSFLDDFYKIEVNYLEDKNVIIIDSEELNLKVAEPISIKAAIRKGKSVKFPIFKKFNMQNKANNKMLVFDDSGKWYKVRSQDGIIGFIEKKYIRVTAEETKKDTEPVTVKEAWKPEEGKINLVWDAIYKNNYEGWEDEDRIEGLDVVSPTWFEVRDGKGTVLNRASMVYVDWAHKNNYRVWAHLSNNLGGPDNTGVFLNNTNAREVAINKVLGFADQYKLDGINIDFEDMNMIDKDVFTQFVRELSPLLKEKGLVVSIDITPVSASENWSLCYDRKALSKSVDYVMLMAYDQHWSTSPLAGSVAQQVWVEDSVKKTLDYVPKEKLLLGLPYYTRAWIKESGKNLRSIALSMERAKDMIKENRAEVKWDEESGQFYAEYNKQGTNCKIWLENEHSINLKSSLIHKYELAGAAGWRKDFEISPVWNVLNKNLKMLDSYEAWVSQNKEKKYVYKD, encoded by the coding sequence TTGAATAAACGATTTAAAATAATTGCAATCTTTATAATTATATTGTTGGCAGCTGCTAGTGTAGCCGTTTCTATTTACAATCTGTATTTTGCACCAAATAATATAATTGTTGAGGCCTTTGATGAAGGAAGATTGAATCTTGTTATGGGAGACAGGCTAATAGAAGATGCAAGACCTGTCATCCATAATCAGGAGGCCTTTTTGCCCTTTGATACCGTAAAAAAATATATTGACCAGTATATATTTCAGGATAAAAAGCTAAAAAAGGTCATTGCAACTACAAATGATAAAGTTGTTAGAATGAATGCAGGCAGCACCGGTGCCCTTGTCAATAACAGGCCTCTTAGCCTTAAGAGTGCGGTGTTTGAGGAGGAGGGTGAGCTTTATATACCTGTTTCCTTTCTTGATGATTTTTATAAAATTGAAGTTAATTACTTAGAGGATAAAAATGTAATAATAATAGACAGCGAAGAATTAAACTTAAAGGTGGCAGAGCCCATCAGTATAAAGGCGGCTATAAGAAAGGGCAAATCAGTAAAATTTCCTATATTTAAAAAGTTTAACATGCAAAATAAGGCAAATAACAAAATGCTTGTTTTTGATGATAGCGGAAAATGGTACAAGGTAAGATCTCAGGATGGCATAATAGGTTTTATTGAAAAGAAGTATATAAGAGTGACTGCGGAGGAAACAAAAAAGGATACTGAGCCTGTCACGGTGAAAGAAGCCTGGAAGCCTGAAGAGGGAAAAATAAACCTTGTTTGGGATGCGATATATAAGAATAACTATGAAGGATGGGAAGATGAAGACAGGATTGAGGGACTTGATGTAGTGTCACCAACCTGGTTTGAAGTGAGAGATGGAAAAGGCACTGTATTAAATAGAGCCAGTATGGTATATGTTGATTGGGCACACAAAAATAATTATAGAGTTTGGGCACATTTAAGCAATAATCTTGGAGGGCCGGACAATACAGGTGTATTTTTAAACAATACAAATGCGAGAGAAGTTGCAATAAACAAAGTTTTGGGATTTGCCGATCAGTACAAGCTGGATGGTATAAATATTGATTTCGAAGACATGAATATGATAGACAAGGATGTGTTTACCCAATTTGTAAGGGAGCTAAGTCCACTGCTGAAGGAGAAAGGGCTGGTTGTATCAATTGATATTACACCGGTAAGTGCAAGTGAAAACTGGTCGCTTTGTTATGACAGGAAGGCACTTTCGAAATCAGTGGATTATGTGATGCTTATGGCGTATGACCAGCATTGGTCTACAAGTCCGTTGGCGGGTTCGGTTGCCCAGCAGGTTTGGGTGGAAGACAGCGTAAAGAAAACATTGGATTATGTACCCAAAGAAAAATTACTTCTGGGGCTTCCATATTACACGAGAGCCTGGATCAAGGAGAGCGGCAAGAACTTAAGAAGTATTGCACTATCAATGGAAAGAGCAAAGGACATGATTAAGGAAAATAGAGCAGAAGTAAAGTGGGATGAGGAAAGCGGCCAATTTTATGCGGAATACAATAAACAAGGAACTAACTGTAAAATATGGCTGGAAAATGAACATTCCATCAATTTAAAGTCTTCTCTTATACACAAATATGAGCTTGCAGGAGCTGCAGGATGGAGAAAAGACTTTGAAATCTCTCCGGTCTGGAATGTGCTCAATAAAAATCTTAAGATGTTGGACAGCTATGAGGCATGGGTTTCTCAAAATAAAGAGAAAAAATACGTTTATAAAGATTAA